A DNA window from Enterobacter cloacae subsp. cloacae ATCC 13047 contains the following coding sequences:
- the ilvN gene encoding acetolactate synthase small subunit, with the protein MQKQHENVILELTVRNHPGVMTHVCGLFARRAFNVEGILCLPIQGSEHSRIWLLVNDDQRLEQMMAQIDKLEDVTRVARNQSDPTMFNKIAVFFE; encoded by the coding sequence ATGCAGAAACAACATGAAAACGTCATTCTGGAACTCACCGTCCGCAACCACCCTGGCGTCATGACCCACGTCTGCGGGCTGTTTGCCCGCCGCGCGTTTAACGTCGAAGGCATTCTCTGTCTGCCGATTCAGGGCAGCGAGCACAGTCGCATCTGGCTACTGGTGAACGACGATCAGCGTCTGGAGCAGATGATGGCCCAGATCGACAAGCTGGAAGACGTCACCAGAGTGGCGCGCAACCAGTCCGATCCCACCATGTTTAACAAAATTGCGGTGTTCTTCGAATAG
- the uhpA gene encoding transcriptional regulator UhpA, with product MTTIALIDDHLIVRSGFAQLLNLEPDFQVVAEFGSGREALAGLPGRGVQVCICDISMPDLSGLELLSQLPKGMAIIMLSVHDSPALVEQALNAGARGFLSKRCSPDELIAAVRTVSTGGCYLTPDIALKLAAGRQDPLTRRERQVAEKLAQGMAVKEIAAELGLSPKTVHVHRANLMEKLGVSNDVELARRMFDSWQ from the coding sequence ATGACCACCATCGCTCTCATCGACGACCACCTTATCGTTCGCTCCGGCTTTGCCCAGCTTTTAAACCTCGAACCGGATTTTCAGGTGGTGGCAGAGTTCGGCTCGGGGCGCGAGGCGCTGGCGGGCCTGCCGGGGCGTGGCGTACAGGTCTGTATCTGTGACATCTCAATGCCAGATCTCTCCGGGCTGGAGCTGCTAAGTCAGTTACCGAAAGGGATGGCGATTATCATGCTCTCGGTTCATGACAGCCCGGCGCTGGTGGAGCAGGCGCTCAATGCCGGTGCGCGTGGGTTTCTGTCAAAACGCTGTAGCCCGGATGAGCTGATCGCCGCCGTGCGCACCGTCTCGACGGGCGGCTGCTACCTGACGCCGGATATCGCCCTCAAGCTGGCGGCCGGACGTCAGGATCCGCTTACCCGGCGTGAGCGTCAGGTGGCAGAAAAACTCGCGCAGGGGATGGCGGTGAAAGAGATTGCCGCCGAACTGGGTTTGTCGCCCAAAACCGTGCACGTTCACCGCGCCAACCTCATGGAAAAACTCGGCGTCAGCAACGACGTCGAGCTGGCGCGCCGTATGTTCGATAGCTGGCAATGA
- the uhpB gene encoding signal transduction histidine-protein kinase/phosphatase UhpB codes for MNPLISRLIAVVASFFIFSAAWFCLWSISLHLVERPELAVLLFPFGLRLGLMLQCPRGYWPVLLGAEWLMLIWLSQEVALAHLPLLMTGSLLTLLPVALISRYRHQRDWRTLLRQGAALIAAALLQSLPWVGEKEMLNALLLTLTGGLTLAPTCLVFWHYLTSTVWQPLGPSLVSQPVNWRARHLIWYLLLFVVSLWLQLGLPAELSRFTPFCLALPIIALAWHYGWQGALIATLMNAIALIASQTWHDHPVDLLLSLLAQSLTGLLLGAGIQRLRELNQSLQTELSRNRRLAERLLETEESVRQEVARELHDDIGQTITAIRTQAGIVQRLAADNAGVKQGGAHIEQLSLGVYDSVRRLLGRLRPRQLDDLSLEQAVRSLMREMELESRGIVSHLDWRIDESLLSEGQRVTLFRVCQEGLNNIVKHANASAVTLQGWQQDESLRLVIEDDGCGLPPGSGQQGFGLAGMRERVKALGGTLNISCTHGTRVSVSLPLRSHHV; via the coding sequence ATGAACCCGTTGATTTCGCGGCTGATCGCCGTTGTTGCCAGCTTTTTTATCTTCTCTGCCGCCTGGTTCTGCCTGTGGAGCATCAGCCTGCATCTGGTGGAACGCCCGGAGCTGGCGGTGCTGCTGTTTCCCTTTGGCCTGCGTCTGGGGCTGATGTTGCAATGCCCGCGCGGCTACTGGCCGGTTTTGTTGGGCGCAGAGTGGCTGATGTTGATCTGGTTGTCGCAGGAAGTCGCCCTCGCGCATCTGCCCTTATTGATGACCGGAAGCCTGCTCACGCTCCTCCCGGTTGCGTTGATTTCCCGCTATCGTCACCAGCGCGACTGGCGCACGCTGCTGCGCCAGGGGGCGGCGCTGATTGCTGCCGCGCTGCTGCAATCCCTGCCGTGGGTAGGCGAAAAGGAGATGCTTAACGCCTTGCTGCTGACCCTGACCGGCGGCCTGACGCTGGCACCCACCTGTCTGGTTTTCTGGCACTATCTCACCAGCACTGTCTGGCAGCCGCTCGGGCCATCGCTGGTCTCCCAGCCGGTTAACTGGCGCGCCCGACATCTCATCTGGTATCTGCTGCTGTTTGTGGTGAGCCTGTGGCTGCAGCTTGGCCTGCCTGCTGAGCTTTCCCGTTTTACCCCGTTTTGTCTGGCGCTGCCGATCATTGCTCTCGCCTGGCATTACGGCTGGCAGGGCGCGCTGATCGCCACGCTGATGAACGCCATCGCGCTGATTGCCAGCCAGACCTGGCACGATCACCCGGTCGATTTACTGCTCTCTCTGCTGGCGCAGAGCCTGACCGGGCTGCTGCTCGGGGCAGGTATTCAGCGCCTGCGTGAGCTGAACCAGTCCCTGCAAACCGAACTGTCGCGCAATCGCCGCCTGGCAGAACGCCTGCTGGAGACCGAAGAGAGCGTGCGCCAGGAGGTAGCGCGCGAACTGCATGACGACATCGGCCAGACCATTACCGCCATTCGCACCCAGGCGGGCATTGTTCAGCGCCTGGCGGCGGATAACGCCGGAGTGAAGCAGGGCGGGGCGCATATCGAACAGCTCTCTCTTGGCGTGTACGATTCGGTGCGTCGCCTGCTGGGCAGGCTCCGTCCGCGCCAGCTGGACGATCTCTCTCTTGAACAGGCGGTGCGCTCCCTGATGCGCGAGATGGAGCTGGAAAGCCGCGGAATTGTCAGCCATCTCGACTGGCGCATTGATGAATCATTGCTGAGTGAAGGCCAGCGCGTCACGCTGTTCCGCGTCTGTCAGGAAGGGCTGAACAATATCGTCAAACACGCCAACGCCAGCGCGGTGACGCTGCAGGGCTGGCAGCAGGATGAAAGCCTCAGGCTGGTGATTGAGGACGACGGCTGCGGCCTGCCGCCGGGCTCGGGGCAGCAGGGGTTTGGCCTGGCGGGCATGCGCGAGCGCGTGAAGGCGCTGGGCGGCACACTGAATATCTCCTGCACCCACGGGACGCGCGTCAGCGTCAGCCTGCCGCTAAGGAGCCATCATGTTTAA
- a CDS encoding MFS transporter gives MFKTPANAAPIGNKAEIDARYRYWRRHILITIWLGYALFYFTRKSFNAAAPEILASGVMTRTDIGLLATLFYITYGLSKFFSGIVSDRSNARYFMGFGLIATGVVNILFGFSTSLWAFALLWALNAFFQGWGAPVCARLLTAWYSRNERGGWWAIWNTAHNVGGALIPMVVGAAALHYGWRAGMMIAGGLAILAGLFLCWRLRDRPQTVGLPAVGDWRHDEMEVAQQLEGAGLTRKEILTKYVLLNPYIWLLSLCYVLVYVVRAAINDWGNLYMSETLGVDLVTANSAVTMFELGGFIGALVAGWGSDKLFNGNRGPMNLIFAAGILLSVGSLWLMPFASYVMQAACFFTIGFFVFGPQMLIGMAAAECSHKEAAGAATGFVGLFAYLGASLSGWPLARVIDIWHWSGFFAVIAIAAGISALLLLPFLHAQAPREASVM, from the coding sequence ATGTTTAAAACCCCCGCAAACGCCGCGCCGATAGGCAACAAAGCGGAGATCGACGCCCGCTACCGCTACTGGCGTCGTCATATCCTGATCACTATCTGGCTCGGCTACGCGTTGTTCTACTTTACCCGCAAAAGTTTCAACGCCGCCGCGCCGGAAATCCTAGCCAGCGGCGTGATGACGCGCACCGATATCGGCCTGCTGGCGACGCTGTTCTACATCACCTACGGCCTGTCGAAGTTCTTCTCCGGCATCGTCAGCGACCGCTCCAATGCCCGCTACTTTATGGGCTTTGGGCTAATCGCAACTGGAGTGGTGAATATTCTGTTTGGCTTTTCCACCTCGCTCTGGGCGTTTGCCCTGCTGTGGGCGCTGAACGCCTTTTTCCAGGGCTGGGGCGCGCCGGTCTGCGCCCGCCTGCTCACGGCGTGGTATTCGCGCAACGAGCGCGGCGGCTGGTGGGCTATCTGGAACACCGCGCATAACGTCGGTGGCGCGCTGATCCCAATGGTGGTCGGTGCCGCGGCGCTGCACTACGGCTGGCGCGCGGGGATGATGATTGCCGGTGGTCTGGCGATCCTGGCCGGGTTGTTCCTCTGCTGGCGGCTGCGCGACAGGCCACAAACCGTGGGGCTGCCCGCGGTGGGCGACTGGCGGCACGATGAAATGGAAGTGGCGCAACAGCTTGAGGGGGCGGGGCTGACGCGCAAAGAGATCCTCACCAAATACGTGCTGTTAAACCCGTATATCTGGCTGCTGTCGCTTTGCTACGTGCTGGTCTACGTGGTGCGCGCGGCCATCAACGACTGGGGTAACCTGTACATGTCCGAGACGCTGGGGGTGGACCTGGTGACCGCCAACTCGGCGGTGACGATGTTCGAGCTGGGCGGGTTTATCGGCGCGCTGGTGGCGGGCTGGGGCTCGGATAAGCTCTTCAACGGCAACCGTGGCCCAATGAACCTAATCTTTGCGGCAGGAATCTTACTCTCCGTCGGTTCGCTGTGGCTGATGCCGTTCGCCAGCTACGTGATGCAGGCGGCGTGCTTCTTTACCATCGGCTTCTTCGTGTTTGGCCCGCAGATGCTGATCGGCATGGCGGCGGCAGAATGCTCGCATAAAGAGGCGGCCGGTGCGGCGACGGGCTTCGTCGGGCTGTTCGCCTACCTGGGCGCGTCCCTCTCCGGCTGGCCGCTGGCGCGGGTGATCGACATCTGGCACTGGAGCGGTTTCTTTGCCGTGATCGCCATCGCGGCGGGGATATCGGCCCTGCTGCTGCTGCCGTTTTTGCATGCGCAGGCGCCGCGTGAAGCCAGTGTGATGTGA
- the uhpT gene encoding hexose-6-phosphate:phosphate antiporter, with product MLAFLNQVRKPTLDLPLDVRRKMWFKPFMQSYLVVFIGYLTMYLIRKNFNIAQNDMISTYGLSMTQLGMIGLGFSITYGVGKTVVSYYADGKNTKQFLPFMLILSAICMLGFSASMGAGSVSLFLMIAFYALSGFFQSTGGSCSYSTITKWTPRRKRGSYLGMWNISHNLGGAGAAGVALFGANYLFDGHVIGMFIFPSIIALIVGFIGLRFGSDSPESYGLGKAEELFGEAISEEDKETEENEMTKWQIFVEYVLKNKVIWLLCFSNIFLYVVRIGIDQWSTVYAFQELKLSKEVAIQGFTLFEVGALVGTLLWGWLSDLANGRRALVACVALALIIATLGVYQHASNQYVYLASLFALGFLVFGPQLLIGVAAVGFVPKKAIGAADGIKGTFAYLIGDSFAKLGLGMIADGTPIFGLTGWAGTFAALDAAAIGCIVLMAMVAVLEERKIRRENRVQKLKAA from the coding sequence ATGCTGGCCTTCCTTAATCAGGTGCGCAAGCCGACCCTGGATCTGCCGCTCGACGTGCGGCGCAAAATGTGGTTCAAACCGTTCATGCAGTCCTATCTGGTGGTCTTTATCGGCTACCTGACCATGTACCTGATCCGCAAAAACTTTAACATCGCGCAGAACGACATGATCTCCACCTACGGGCTGAGCATGACGCAGCTGGGGATGATTGGCCTGGGCTTCTCCATCACCTACGGCGTGGGCAAAACCGTTGTCTCGTACTATGCAGACGGCAAAAACACCAAGCAATTCCTGCCGTTTATGCTGATCCTCTCCGCCATCTGTATGCTCGGCTTCAGCGCCAGCATGGGCGCGGGCTCCGTCAGCCTGTTCCTGATGATCGCCTTCTACGCTCTGAGCGGTTTCTTCCAGAGTACCGGTGGGTCGTGCAGTTACTCCACCATCACCAAATGGACCCCGCGCCGTAAGCGTGGTTCATACCTTGGTATGTGGAACATCTCCCACAACCTCGGCGGGGCGGGTGCAGCAGGCGTGGCGCTGTTCGGCGCGAACTACCTGTTTGATGGTCACGTCATCGGCATGTTTATCTTCCCGTCGATTATCGCCCTGATTGTCGGGTTTATCGGTCTGCGTTTCGGCAGCGACTCTCCGGAATCTTATGGCCTCGGCAAAGCCGAAGAGCTGTTCGGCGAGGCGATCAGCGAAGAGGACAAAGAGACCGAAGAGAACGAGATGACAAAATGGCAGATCTTTGTTGAGTACGTGCTGAAAAACAAAGTGATCTGGCTGCTCTGCTTCTCCAACATATTCCTGTACGTGGTGCGCATCGGTATTGACCAGTGGTCGACCGTGTATGCCTTCCAGGAGCTGAAGCTCTCTAAAGAAGTCGCGATTCAGGGCTTTACCCTGTTTGAGGTGGGTGCGCTGGTCGGTACGCTGCTGTGGGGCTGGCTCTCTGACCTCGCCAACGGTCGTCGTGCGCTGGTGGCCTGCGTCGCGCTGGCGCTGATTATCGCTACCCTGGGCGTCTACCAGCACGCCAGCAACCAGTACGTTTACCTGGCGTCTCTGTTTGCGCTCGGCTTCCTGGTGTTTGGTCCGCAGCTGTTGATCGGCGTAGCGGCGGTAGGTTTTGTACCGAAAAAAGCGATCGGCGCCGCCGATGGAATTAAAGGCACCTTCGCCTACCTGATCGGCGACAGCTTCGCCAAGCTGGGTCTGGGGATGATTGCCGACGGCACGCCGATTTTCGGCCTCACCGGCTGGGCAGGCACCTTTGCGGCGCTGGATGCCGCCGCCATCGGCTGTATCGTCCTGATGGCGATGGTTGCGGTGCTCGAAGAACGTAAAATTCGCCGTGAAAATCGTGTGCAGAAATTAAAAGCAGCCTGA
- a CDS encoding alpha/beta fold hydrolase translates to MLTRRLSCLALLMALATHAMATDAPTYGEKLEGFDYGWPVKHFTFTSQEQSLDMAYLDVKPEKPNGRTVVLMHGKNFCAGTWDGTIRALSASGYRVIAPDQIGFCKSTKPEHYQYTFQQLADNTHALLKTLGLDRVTVIGHSTGGMLATRYALMWPQQVEQLVMVNPIGLEDWKARGVPHITVDQWYQRELKVSADGIRQYEKNTYYAGAWKPEYERWVTMLAGLNNGPGKERVAWNSALLYDMIYTQPVIYEFSELKMPVLLMIGTKDNTAIGKDLAPPEIRKTLGNYAVLGKETAKRIPHATLVEFNDMGHAPQMQDPARFHEALLKGLQAR, encoded by the coding sequence ATGTTGACCCGACGATTATCCTGCCTGGCGCTGTTGATGGCGCTGGCAACCCACGCAATGGCTACGGATGCGCCCACCTACGGCGAGAAGCTGGAAGGTTTCGACTACGGCTGGCCGGTAAAACACTTTACGTTTACCTCCCAGGAACAGTCTCTGGATATGGCTTATCTGGACGTGAAGCCGGAAAAACCCAACGGCCGCACCGTGGTGCTGATGCACGGCAAAAACTTCTGCGCCGGTACCTGGGACGGCACTATCCGTGCGCTCTCAGCCAGCGGTTATCGGGTGATCGCTCCCGACCAGATTGGCTTTTGTAAATCCACCAAACCGGAGCACTATCAGTACACCTTTCAGCAGCTGGCGGATAACACCCACGCCTTGCTGAAAACGCTCGGCCTCGATCGCGTGACGGTTATCGGCCACTCGACTGGCGGCATGCTGGCGACCCGCTACGCGCTGATGTGGCCGCAGCAGGTGGAGCAGCTGGTGATGGTCAACCCAATTGGTCTGGAAGACTGGAAAGCACGCGGTGTGCCGCATATTACGGTCGATCAGTGGTACCAGCGCGAGCTGAAGGTCAGCGCCGACGGCATTCGTCAGTACGAGAAAAATACCTACTACGCCGGAGCGTGGAAGCCGGAGTACGAGCGTTGGGTCACCATGCTTGCCGGGCTTAACAACGGGCCGGGAAAAGAACGTGTGGCCTGGAACTCGGCGCTGCTTTACGACATGATTTACACCCAGCCGGTGATCTACGAATTTAGTGAACTAAAGATGCCGGTATTATTGATGATCGGCACGAAGGACAACACCGCCATCGGGAAAGATCTCGCCCCGCCTGAGATCCGCAAAACGCTCGGCAACTATGCGGTGCTGGGGAAGGAGACGGCGAAACGCATCCCGCACGCGACGCTGGTCGAGTTCAACGACATGGGGCACGCGCCGCAGATGCAGGATCCTGCACGCTTCCACGAGGCACTGCTGAAAGGGCTTCAGGCGCGCTGA
- a CDS encoding LysR family transcriptional regulator, which translates to MKTDLRTLDLNLLKTLDALLDERSVTRAATRLALTQPAVSGMLNRLRDYFDDPLFIRAPHGIVPTTRAEELAAPVKRILADIDLLLQPVAFDPRQATLTFTLAATDYALRAIAVPFIAALKVRAPAIRVRVIPVDSERMMNQLERGNVDVALITPHTTPDDLHSRALYDERYVCMMRADHPDAGKPLSLARFCALEHVLVSYEGDSFRGVTDGALEKMGRTRHVGLSVSNFLVLPDVLAISDMIAVVPSRIAENQTGMFVCDTPVPVPGFTKCMAWHTRTHRNPAQMWLRGLLLETSQRA; encoded by the coding sequence ATGAAAACGGATCTGCGCACGCTGGATCTTAACCTGCTGAAAACGCTCGACGCCCTGCTGGATGAACGCAGCGTCACCCGCGCGGCGACGCGTCTGGCCCTGACCCAGCCGGCGGTCAGCGGCATGCTGAACCGCCTGCGGGATTACTTCGACGACCCGCTGTTTATCCGAGCGCCCCACGGCATCGTACCCACGACGCGTGCGGAAGAACTGGCCGCGCCGGTGAAGCGCATCCTGGCAGATATCGACCTCCTGCTGCAGCCGGTGGCGTTTGACCCACGACAGGCCACCCTCACCTTCACGCTTGCTGCCACCGATTACGCGCTCCGCGCGATCGCGGTGCCGTTTATCGCGGCACTGAAGGTGCGGGCACCGGCAATACGCGTGCGGGTTATACCTGTCGATTCCGAGCGGATGATGAACCAGCTTGAACGCGGGAACGTTGACGTGGCGCTGATCACGCCCCACACCACGCCAGACGACCTGCACAGCCGGGCGCTTTATGATGAACGGTACGTTTGCATGATGCGTGCCGACCACCCGGACGCGGGCAAACCGCTCTCTCTGGCGCGCTTTTGCGCCCTTGAGCACGTGCTGGTCTCTTATGAGGGTGACAGTTTTCGCGGCGTGACGGATGGCGCGCTGGAAAAAATGGGCCGGACGCGGCACGTGGGGTTATCGGTGAGCAACTTCCTGGTACTGCCGGATGTACTGGCGATAAGCGATATGATCGCCGTGGTACCGTCACGGATAGCGGAAAACCAGACGGGAATGTTTGTCTGCGACACACCGGTTCCGGTGCCGGGTTTCACCAAGTGCATGGCCTGGCACACCAGAACACACCGTAATCCCGCGCAGATGTGGCTGCGCGGGTTGTTGCTGGAAACCAGTCAGCGCGCCTGA
- a CDS encoding DUF1198 domain-containing protein, giving the protein MVWIMLATLAVVFVVGFRVLTSDSRRAIKRLSERLGITPMPVESMIDQFGKTPGNEFIRYLERPDEAHLQNVAQVLLIWQVCIVDGSEENLHTWHRMLRKARLAAPITDAQIRLALGFMREMEPDPQELNAFQLRYNQLFLPEEGVFYLH; this is encoded by the coding sequence ATGGTCTGGATAATGCTGGCAACGCTTGCCGTGGTGTTTGTGGTTGGGTTTCGTGTCCTGACCTCGGATTCCCGCCGCGCCATCAAACGCTTGAGCGAACGGCTGGGTATCACCCCGATGCCGGTAGAATCGATGATCGATCAGTTCGGTAAAACGCCCGGCAATGAGTTTATCCGTTATCTTGAACGCCCGGACGAGGCGCATCTGCAAAACGTTGCCCAGGTGCTGCTCATCTGGCAGGTCTGTATCGTCGACGGTAGCGAAGAGAATCTCCACACCTGGCACCGCATGTTGCGTAAAGCCCGTCTGGCCGCGCCGATCACCGATGCGCAAATTCGTCTGGCGCTTGGCTTTATGCGCGAGATGGAGCCGGATCCGCAGGAGCTGAACGCTTTCCAGCTGCGTTACAACCAGCTCTTTCTGCCGGAAGAGGGTGTATTTTACCTGCACTGA
- a CDS encoding SRPBCC domain-containing protein, giving the protein MKQSAIIWPDDYLPGTTDNFASNEIIVAGLSAKAIWAQLNDTTLWPNYYSNAEDIRFHDGSGPELSANARFRFTTFGFPVEAQVTEYVPPVDGEAARIAWHGWVEGEESARLDVIHAWLFEDLPGNRVRILTQESQKGVPAQELARTLPNPMINGHQEWIVGLAKAAMQEKLSKR; this is encoded by the coding sequence ATGAAACAATCCGCCATTATCTGGCCAGACGATTACCTGCCAGGCACCACCGATAACTTTGCGTCCAACGAAATCATTGTCGCCGGGCTGAGCGCAAAAGCGATCTGGGCGCAGCTCAACGACACTACCCTGTGGCCGAACTACTACAGCAACGCCGAAGATATTCGTTTTCACGACGGCAGCGGTCCGGAACTGAGCGCCAACGCCCGCTTCCGCTTCACGACCTTTGGCTTTCCGGTTGAGGCGCAGGTGACGGAGTATGTTCCGCCGGTCGATGGCGAGGCGGCGCGTATCGCCTGGCACGGCTGGGTGGAAGGGGAGGAGAGCGCGCGTCTGGATGTGATCCACGCCTGGCTGTTTGAAGACTTACCGGGTAACCGCGTCCGTATTTTGACTCAGGAGTCGCAGAAAGGCGTTCCGGCACAGGAATTAGCACGTACCCTACCGAACCCGATGATCAACGGGCATCAGGAGTGGATCGTCGGGCTGGCGAAGGCGGCGATGCAAGAAAAGTTGTCGAAACGTTAA
- the nepI gene encoding purine ribonucleoside efflux pump NepI, producing MTEHIQPTTRPQTKEVSRPNWSAVFSVAFCVACLITVEFLPVSLLTPMAQDLGISEGVAGQSVTVTAFVAMFASLFITQVIGAIDRRKVVILFSVLLTLSCLLVSFAESFTLLLLGRACLGLGLGGFWAMSASLTMRLVPARTVPKALSVIFGAVSIALVIAAPLGSFLGGIIGWRNVFNAAAVMGFLCILWVWKALPSLPGEAAHHKQNMFSLLKRPGVLAGMTAIFMAFAGQFAFFTYIRPVFMTMAGFDVDGLTLVLLSFGIASFVGTSLSSQFLKRSLKVALAGAPLVLAVSAVVLILWGSDKWVASAIAIIWGFAFALVPVGWSTWITRSLADQAEKAGSIQVAVIQLANTCGAAVGGVALDHLGLTSPLVISGTLMLLTALLVAGKVKAK from the coding sequence ATGACAGAACATATCCAGCCCACGACCAGACCGCAGACCAAAGAGGTTTCTCGCCCCAACTGGTCGGCGGTTTTTTCCGTGGCGTTCTGCGTCGCCTGTCTTATTACCGTCGAGTTTTTACCGGTCAGCCTGCTGACGCCGATGGCGCAGGATCTGGGCATTTCCGAAGGCGTAGCAGGGCAGTCCGTTACCGTGACCGCGTTTGTGGCGATGTTTGCCAGCCTGTTTATCACGCAGGTTATTGGCGCGATTGATCGCCGCAAAGTGGTCATTCTCTTCAGCGTGCTCCTGACGCTCTCCTGTCTGCTGGTCTCTTTCGCGGAGAGCTTCACCCTGCTGCTGCTCGGCCGCGCCTGTCTGGGTCTGGGGTTGGGCGGTTTCTGGGCAATGTCCGCCTCGCTCACCATGCGTCTGGTGCCGGCACGCACCGTGCCGAAAGCCCTCTCCGTTATCTTTGGCGCGGTCTCCATCGCGCTGGTGATTGCCGCGCCGCTGGGGAGTTTCCTTGGCGGAATCATCGGCTGGCGTAACGTCTTTAACGCCGCAGCGGTGATGGGTTTTCTCTGCATTCTGTGGGTGTGGAAAGCGCTGCCGTCCTTGCCGGGAGAAGCGGCGCACCATAAACAGAACATGTTCAGTCTGCTTAAGCGCCCCGGCGTGCTGGCGGGGATGACCGCCATCTTCATGGCCTTTGCCGGGCAGTTTGCCTTCTTTACCTATATCCGCCCGGTCTTTATGACCATGGCGGGCTTTGACGTGGATGGCCTGACGCTGGTGCTGCTCAGCTTCGGTATCGCCAGCTTTGTCGGCACCTCGCTGTCGTCTCAGTTCCTGAAGCGCTCCCTGAAAGTGGCGCTTGCTGGCGCCCCGCTGGTACTGGCTGTCAGTGCCGTCGTGCTCATTCTGTGGGGCAGCGACAAATGGGTTGCCTCGGCGATTGCGATTATCTGGGGCTTTGCCTTTGCGCTGGTGCCGGTGGGCTGGTCGACGTGGATCACCCGCTCGCTTGCCGATCAGGCTGAAAAAGCCGGGTCGATTCAGGTGGCGGTGATCCAGCTGGCGAACACCTGCGGCGCGGCGGTGGGCGGCGTGGCGCTCGACCACCTGGGGCTGACGTCGCCGCTGGTCATCTCCGGCACGCTGATGCTGCTGACCGCGCTGCTGGTGGCTGGGAAAGTGAAGGCGAAGTAA
- a CDS encoding EamA family transporter — translation MGSTRKGMLNVLIAAVLWGSSGVCAQYIMEKSQISSPYLTMVRLLFTGLILLTLSFVHGDKIFSVIKHRKDALSLLFFSLAGALTVQLTFLVTIEKSNAATATVLQFLSPTIIVAWFALARKKRPGLFVLSAILTSLVGTFLLVTHGDPTSLSISPAALFFGIASAFAAAFYTTYPSTLIARYGTLPIVGWSMLIAGLTLTPFYAGRGTAFVIDGSLLLAFFYLVVIGTALTFSLYLKGAQMIGGPKASILSCAEPLSSALLSVILLGVAFTLPDWLGTLLIVSSVVLISMDSRKRVKAPE, via the coding sequence ATGGGTTCCACACGTAAAGGGATGCTGAACGTCCTGATTGCCGCCGTTTTATGGGGCAGCTCAGGGGTTTGCGCGCAGTACATCATGGAGAAAAGCCAGATCTCGTCACCGTATCTGACCATGGTTCGCCTGCTGTTTACCGGCCTGATCCTGCTGACGCTTTCCTTCGTTCACGGCGACAAAATTTTCTCGGTCATCAAACATCGTAAAGACGCCCTCAGCCTGCTGTTTTTCTCCCTGGCTGGCGCGCTCACGGTGCAGCTCACCTTCCTGGTGACAATCGAGAAATCCAACGCGGCTACGGCCACCGTGCTGCAGTTTCTGTCACCGACGATTATCGTGGCGTGGTTTGCGCTGGCGCGGAAAAAGCGGCCGGGTCTGTTTGTGCTTTCCGCGATCCTGACCTCACTGGTGGGGACATTTTTGCTGGTCACCCACGGCGACCCCACTTCACTCTCCATCTCGCCTGCGGCTTTGTTCTTTGGCATTGCCTCGGCCTTTGCCGCCGCGTTTTACACGACGTATCCGTCAACCCTGATCGCCCGTTACGGCACCTTGCCGATTGTCGGCTGGAGTATGTTGATCGCCGGCTTAACGCTGACGCCGTTCTACGCCGGACGCGGCACCGCGTTTGTTATTGACGGCAGCCTGCTGCTGGCGTTTTTCTACCTGGTGGTGATCGGCACGGCGCTGACCTTCAGCCTGTACCTGAAAGGCGCGCAGATGATCGGCGGGCCGAAAGCGAGCATTCTGAGCTGCGCCGAGCCGCTGAGCAGCGCGTTACTGTCGGTGATTTTACTGGGCGTGGCGTTTACGCTGCCGGACTGGCTGGGCACGCTGCTGATCGTGTCGTCGGTGGTGTTGATTTCGATGGATTCGAGAAAACGGGTGAAAGCCCCGGAGTAG